The Halobacillus amylolyticus nucleotide sequence AAACGTGCATTTATCGTTAAAAACCACACAGCAACACATCTGCTCCACCAGGCTTTGAAAGATGTGTTAGGCGAACATGTTAATCAGGCAGGTTCTCTTGTAGCGACAGATCGTCTTCGCTTTGACTTTTCTCATTTTGGCTCTGTGTCAAATGAGGAAATCGATCAAATAGAAGCGGCTGTTAATGAGAGAATTTGGCAGTCTATTCCTGTTTCTGTTGCTTATACCTCTCTTCAAGAAGCTAAGGAAAAGGGAGCCATGGCTCTATTTGGCGAAAAGTATGGTTCAGAAGTACGTCTTGTAAAGATTGGCGACTACAGCCTCGAGCTTTGCGGTGGCTGTCATGTCGACAATACCGCTGAAATAGGCCTGTTTAAAATAGTTAGTGAATCAGGTATAGGGGCAGGGACGAGAAGGATGGAAGCTGTCACAGCAAAAGGTGCTTATCAGTATATGAACAGCAGAGAATCCTTGCTGAAGGAAGCAGGTTCATTACTAAAAACAAAACCAGACACAGTTCCTGAACGTATCCAAGTGCTGCACCAGGAAATGAAAAATCTTCAACGTGAAAATGAGTCGTTGTCTACTAAGATTTCTAACATGGAAGCTTCCACGATTCTCGATGAAGTCGAAAATGTAAACGGCGTGAATGTTCTCGCTAAACAAGTAGATGTTAAAGATATGAATGCACTTCGATCAATGGTCGATGATCTGAAGCAGAACATTGGATCAGGAATTATCCTGCTTGCCACACCAAATGGGGAGAAAGTTCAATTGATTGCAGGAGTTTCCCAAGACTTAATCGAAAAGGGTTACCATGCCGGTCAATTGATTAAGCAAGCTGCATCGATTTGTGGCGGCGGCGGTGGTGGACGACCTGATATGGCCCAAGCCGGAGGAAAAGACGCAGAAAAGATACCAGAAGCCTTACATTTTGCCAAAGAATATGTAAATCATACCGTCTAGTTTTTACAATCTTCCAAATAGGTATATAATGGGGATAATACTAATAAGTGCGAGGTGACTGTAAAATGAGTTCAATGGACAAAACAATGCGTTTTAATTTCTCAGAGGAGCCCTTTGATGAGGATGTACGATCAGTATTATTATCCGTGCACAATTCCTTACAGGAGAAAGGATATAACCCAATCAATCAAATTGTAGGTTATTTGCTTTCGGGGGATCCAGCTTACATTCCACGCCATCAGGATGCAAGAAACCTCATACGCAAAATGGAACGGGACGAGCTTATTGAAGAATTGGTTAAGTTTTATTTAGAAAAAAATAATGGGGATGCTTAAT carries:
- a CDS encoding IreB family regulatory phosphoprotein, producing the protein MSSMDKTMRFNFSEEPFDEDVRSVLLSVHNSLQEKGYNPINQIVGYLLSGDPAYIPRHQDARNLIRKMERDELIEELVKFYLEKNNGDA